A window of Apium graveolens cultivar Ventura chromosome 8, ASM990537v1, whole genome shotgun sequence contains these coding sequences:
- the LOC141677139 gene encoding membrane protein PM19L-like, whose translation MAGEQMKPVATLLLVLNFCMFVIILGIGGWAMNRAIDHGFIIGPGFDLPAHFSPIYFPMGNAATGFFVTFSLLAGVVGVASVISGFNHVRFWNHDSLPSAASAATISWALTVLAMGFASKEIELDVRNARLRTMEAFIIILSATQILYIAAIHSAATRR comes from the exons ATGGCAGGGGAACAGATGAAACCTGTTGCGACGCTTCTTTTAGTCCTCAACTTCTGCATGTTCGTTATAATTTTAGGCATTGGCGGATGGGCAATGAACAGAGCTATTGATCATGGTTTCATCATAG GTCCAGGATTTGATCTTCCAGCTCATTTTTCACCAATTTATTTCCCTATGGGAAATGCTGCAACTGGTTTCTTCGTAACGTTTTCTTTGCTAGCCGGTGTTGTTGGGGTAGCATCTGTTATCTCCGGATTCAATCATGTCCGGTTCTGGAATCACGATAGCTTGCCTTCAGCTGCTTCTGCTGCTACAATTTCTTGGGCTCTTACTGTCCTTGCCATGGG CTTTGCCAGCAAAGAAATTGAGTTGGACGTTAGAAATGCCCGCCTA AGAACAATGGAAGCGTTCATCATAATTCTTTCCGCTACTCAAATCCTATACATAGCTGCCATCCATTCTGCTGCAACAAGGAGATAA
- the LOC141678702 gene encoding large ribosomal subunit protein eL32z-like codes for MAVPMLTKKIVKKRVKKFKRPWSDRLVTVKPNWRRPKGIDSRVRRKFKGVTLMPNIGYGSDKKTRHYLPNGFKKFVVHNSKDLELLMMHNRKYCAEIAHNVSTKKRKEIVERAAQLDIVVTNKLARLRSQEDE; via the exons ATGGCGGTTCCAATGTTGACGAAGAAGATCGTCAAGAAGAGAGTCAAGAAGTTCAAGAGGCCATGGAGCGACCGTCTCGTCACCGTCAAG CCAAACTGGCGTAGGCCAAAGGGTATTGACTCCCGTGTTAGGAGGAAGTTTAAGGGAGTCACACTGATGCCTAATATCGGTTATGGCTCAGACAAGAAGACCCGTCACTATCTTCCTAATGGTTTCAAGAAGTTTGTTGTACACAACTCTAAGGATCTTGAACTCTTGATGATGCACAACAG AAAATACTGTGCAGAGATTGCCCATAATGTATCAACCAAAAAGAGGAAGGAAATTGTTGAGAGAGCTGCCCAACTTGATATTGTGGTTACCAACAAGCTTGCTAGGCTCCGTAGCCAGGAAGATGAATGA